The proteins below are encoded in one region of Peribacillus muralis:
- a CDS encoding GNAT family N-acetyltransferase — MTVHIKEVTNENRAEILKLQIHKRQRSFIETTEQCLKDALECKYYRPVGLYLENTLVGFAMYGFFPGEGDNGRVWLDRYFIDAKHQGQGLGTVLLNALIEQLIKEYDCPEIYLSIVEENKAACHLYKKFGFSFNGEADFNNERVMVKKI, encoded by the coding sequence ATGACAGTTCATATTAAGGAAGTCACGAACGAAAATCGTGCAGAGATTTTGAAGCTGCAAATCCATAAAAGGCAAAGGTCATTTATCGAAACGACCGAGCAATGCTTGAAAGACGCTTTAGAATGTAAATATTATAGGCCGGTCGGTCTTTATTTGGAAAATACCTTGGTCGGCTTTGCGATGTATGGTTTTTTCCCCGGCGAGGGTGATAATGGCCGAGTTTGGCTGGACCGCTATTTCATTGACGCCAAGCATCAGGGACAAGGTCTTGGTACAGTCTTGCTCAATGCTTTGATCGAACAGTTAATCAAGGAATATGATTGTCCCGAGATTTACTTAAGCATTGTCGAGGAGAACAAGGCTGCTTGCCACTTGTATAAGAAATTCGGCTTTTCCTTCAATGGCGAGGCAGATTTCAACAATGAAAGAGTCATGGTCAAGAAGATATGA
- a CDS encoding DMT family transporter, translating into MNLKIFMIAAVAIILWGSAFAAIRASLHGGYSAGHLVLIRFLIASAVFILYAMWPASKFRLPRKEDIIKIVILGWIGISLYQLGVTFGEETVSAGTAAMLVASAPIFTAVIAALVLKERLGLFGWVGLVIGFVGIFLITLGTGSTSFHISNGAFLVLFAAIATSVFFVYQKPLLLRYKPIELTAYFTWAGTLPFFIFSPGLIHTIQDATLEANVSALYIGIFPGAVAYVSWAIALSLGKASSVSSMMYIEPAFAIIVAWIWLQELPSGLSIMGGLVAISSVVIINGFGRKTDQALKNSA; encoded by the coding sequence ATGAATCTGAAGATATTCATGATAGCGGCGGTAGCCATCATCTTATGGGGATCAGCATTTGCGGCCATTCGTGCAAGCCTCCATGGCGGTTACTCCGCAGGACATTTAGTGCTGATCCGTTTTCTCATAGCATCAGCTGTTTTTATCCTTTATGCCATGTGGCCTGCGAGCAAATTCCGTTTACCGCGAAAAGAGGATATCATAAAAATAGTGATCTTGGGCTGGATTGGCATCAGTCTCTATCAATTGGGTGTAACATTCGGTGAAGAAACCGTTTCAGCGGGGACGGCAGCGATGCTCGTTGCCTCTGCCCCCATTTTTACAGCGGTAATAGCTGCCCTCGTCTTAAAGGAACGTCTAGGTCTGTTTGGATGGGTCGGATTAGTGATTGGTTTTGTGGGGATCTTCCTTATTACGTTGGGAACGGGCAGTACAAGCTTCCATATTTCCAACGGAGCTTTTTTAGTATTATTCGCTGCTATTGCCACTTCGGTTTTTTTCGTTTATCAAAAACCATTATTGCTTCGCTACAAGCCGATTGAATTGACGGCGTACTTTACATGGGCAGGCACATTGCCTTTTTTCATCTTTTCTCCTGGCCTTATACATACCATTCAAGATGCGACGCTGGAAGCGAATGTTTCTGCTCTCTATATCGGCATTTTTCCGGGAGCGGTCGCTTATGTTTCTTGGGCCATTGCCCTATCATTAGGAAAAGCCAGCTCCGTTTCGAGCATGATGTATATTGAACCGGCATTTGCCATTATCGTTGCCTGGATCTGGCTCCAGGAGCTGCCGAGCGGCCTTTCCATAATGGGGGGGCTGGTTGCGATTTCGAGCGTCGTCATCATCAATGGATTTGGAAGAAAGACAGACCAAGCACTAAAAAATAGTGCATGA
- a CDS encoding ABC transporter ATP-binding protein: protein MSQDTGIITLNHISWKRQGKTILTEVSWEVRAGEHWALLGLNGSGKTSLLKMITGYQWPSSGDVSVLGNVFGKTNIPELRKSIGWVSSSLDQEYQARASDSALETVISGKFASIGIYDKITDNDRNKAMELLDQFRIKPMADQLLHTLSQGEKRKVMLARALMSSPKLLVLDEPCNGLDIHAKEELLAAIEKMAQSPIAPTIIYVTHHIEEIVPSLTHALLINSGTVVAKGEKREVLTEDILEKTFQVPVTVKWENERPWIRIKSLLTYRIGK, encoded by the coding sequence ATGAGCCAAGACACTGGCATCATTACACTTAACCATATTAGCTGGAAGAGACAAGGGAAAACGATATTGACTGAAGTATCTTGGGAGGTACGGGCAGGAGAACATTGGGCCCTTCTAGGACTTAATGGATCAGGGAAAACCTCCCTGCTGAAGATGATTACAGGCTATCAATGGCCAAGCAGCGGTGACGTGTCAGTGCTGGGGAATGTTTTTGGCAAAACGAATATACCGGAGCTGCGGAAATCCATTGGCTGGGTAAGTTCTTCCCTGGACCAAGAGTATCAGGCAAGGGCAAGTGATTCGGCACTTGAAACCGTCATAAGCGGCAAGTTCGCTTCCATTGGAATATATGACAAGATCACGGACAATGATCGCAACAAGGCGATGGAACTGCTCGACCAATTCAGGATCAAGCCCATGGCCGATCAACTCTTACATACGCTCTCTCAAGGTGAAAAAAGAAAAGTGATGCTGGCAAGGGCCCTTATGTCTTCACCGAAGCTACTCGTTCTGGACGAGCCATGCAATGGACTGGATATCCACGCTAAGGAAGAACTATTGGCAGCCATAGAAAAAATGGCACAATCCCCAATCGCCCCAACGATCATATATGTTACCCACCATATTGAAGAAATCGTCCCATCACTCACACATGCGTTATTGATCAATTCCGGCACCGTTGTGGCTAAAGGCGAAAAAAGAGAGGTCTTAACGGAAGATATATTGGAAAAGACCTTTCAAGTCCCAGTCACGGTAAAATGGGAAAATGAACGTCCTTGGATCCGGATCAAATCGTTATTAACCTATCGTATAGGGAAATAA
- a CDS encoding TetR/AcrR family transcriptional regulator, whose amino-acid sequence MASIHEEMVQKTKAHIKHHFIALIEEEGFSHVSVKKIAERANINRGTFYLHYADKYALMDQLQQELLDDLQARITVIVPKEALLALHQQQLYPPFVAIFQFIGEHALPLRAILGDHGDPSFAKKMKRVFGEVLLDRLISQHPAAVHEAFRTYMHAFLTSAILGVIQEWLENCEEQPVEEMARIHFEILNFISQLRTFIK is encoded by the coding sequence GTGGCATCGATTCATGAGGAAATGGTACAAAAAACGAAAGCGCATATCAAGCATCATTTCATCGCACTCATCGAAGAAGAAGGGTTTTCGCATGTATCGGTGAAGAAAATTGCAGAGCGTGCAAACATCAACCGAGGCACCTTCTATCTCCACTATGCAGATAAGTATGCATTGATGGATCAATTGCAACAGGAATTGCTGGATGATCTTCAGGCACGCATTACGGTGATTGTGCCGAAGGAGGCACTCCTTGCCCTTCATCAACAACAGCTGTATCCGCCTTTCGTTGCGATTTTTCAATTCATCGGTGAGCATGCCTTGCCTTTAAGAGCGATACTTGGTGATCACGGCGATCCTTCTTTTGCGAAAAAAATGAAGCGTGTATTCGGTGAAGTCCTGTTGGACCGCTTGATCAGCCAGCACCCAGCAGCTGTCCATGAAGCATTTCGAACATATATGCACGCCTTTTTGACATCGGCGATTTTAGGGGTGATCCAGGAGTGGCTGGAGAATTGCGAGGAACAGCCAGTGGAGGAAATGGCCAGAATTCATTTTGAAATCTTGAACTTCATCAGCCAATTGCGCACATTCATTAAATGA
- a CDS encoding VanZ family protein, which yields MSLKSVLLSFFLSQALFFCGLPVFLKLSLYLNPLAILVVWFSILLLVAFSVLHFRKEVITVRRFVWQATFVGYSSSLLVLLFFRPKGQVYSYNLIPFSTILSYASNELDRLVSFYNLSANVGLFIPFGLYLLSREGKVATALTKFLFPFTLISTIEISQFVLRRGSLDVDDLILNMMGVYLGYLLYPLFSRVVTILPGKGKGW from the coding sequence ATGTCGCTAAAATCGGTCCTGCTTTCCTTTTTTCTGTCGCAAGCGTTATTTTTTTGCGGCCTGCCTGTATTTCTCAAGCTCTCATTATATTTGAATCCTTTGGCAATCCTGGTAGTCTGGTTTTCTATCCTCCTGCTCGTAGCGTTCTCCGTTCTTCATTTTCGCAAAGAAGTGATCACCGTCCGGCGATTTGTATGGCAGGCCACGTTTGTCGGCTACAGCTCATCACTATTGGTGTTGCTGTTTTTTCGGCCAAAAGGGCAGGTCTATTCCTATAATTTGATTCCTTTTTCCACCATTCTATCTTATGCATCGAATGAACTGGACAGGCTTGTGTCATTTTATAACCTTAGCGCCAATGTAGGACTTTTCATTCCGTTCGGGCTGTATTTGTTGTCCAGGGAAGGGAAAGTGGCGACCGCCTTAACGAAATTCCTTTTTCCGTTCACCTTGATCTCCACCATCGAGATCAGCCAATTTGTTCTCCGGCGCGGAAGCTTGGATGTGGATGACCTTATCCTGAACATGATGGGTGTTTACTTGGGTTACCTCCTTTATCCCCTTTTCTCCAGGGTCGTTACGATCCTGCCTGGGAAGGGAAAGGGATGGTGA
- a CDS encoding aminoacyl-histidine dipeptidase, with amino-acid sequence MYRTLEELTDHPVFHYFAEISKIPRGSGKEKAISDYLVRFAKERDLEAIQDEALNVIIKKPAALGYERAPAIIIQGHMDMVCEKNKGTLHDFENDPLQLRIIGDMLYATDTTLGADNGIAVAYALALLDANDIPHPELEIVITTEEETTMNGALAVDPAHFKGKMLINIDSEEDGKLLVSSAGGIRARQNLPIIWEPAPKEAVPYRIGIKGLKGGHSGISIDKERGNANKLLGRLLQDLTMEFPCFIQQMSGGLKGNAIPREAEAIVRIHVGDQQKVKEKIKQWDETFKNELQSSDREVSIAFERSEAASEAVFSKETAAKAISSLLIIPHGVQGMSMGIEGLVESSTNLGVVSINDAELTFESEIRSSIKSIKYHMVTQAKAIADMLGCELSIDADYPEWPYDPESKLKKLFEETYKEKYEAEIEIIAVHAGIECGVFIDKIPGLDAVSIGPDMFSVHTPDEHLSIPSTINNWEYFLYTLKRMKDL; translated from the coding sequence ATGTATCGCACGTTAGAGGAATTAACGGACCATCCCGTGTTTCATTATTTTGCAGAGATATCGAAAATCCCGCGAGGTTCGGGTAAGGAAAAAGCGATCAGTGATTATCTGGTCCGTTTTGCGAAGGAGAGGGACCTAGAGGCAATCCAGGATGAAGCCTTGAATGTCATCATTAAAAAGCCTGCAGCCCTAGGATATGAACGCGCACCTGCCATCATTATCCAGGGTCATATGGATATGGTATGTGAAAAGAACAAAGGGACCCTTCATGATTTCGAGAACGATCCCCTCCAATTACGGATTATCGGGGACATGTTATATGCAACGGATACAACCTTGGGTGCGGATAATGGGATTGCGGTTGCTTATGCATTAGCTCTTCTGGATGCAAACGATATCCCTCACCCTGAGCTTGAAATCGTGATTACGACCGAAGAAGAAACGACCATGAACGGAGCACTTGCCGTTGATCCAGCTCACTTCAAGGGAAAAATGCTGATCAATATCGATTCCGAGGAAGACGGAAAGCTGCTGGTCAGCAGTGCAGGGGGAATCCGTGCCAGACAGAACCTCCCGATCATATGGGAGCCTGCCCCTAAGGAAGCCGTTCCCTACAGGATCGGGATTAAGGGTTTGAAGGGCGGACATTCAGGCATATCGATCGATAAGGAAAGAGGCAATGCCAATAAGCTTTTGGGTAGATTATTACAGGATTTAACGATGGAGTTCCCATGCTTCATACAGCAAATGAGCGGTGGGCTAAAGGGGAATGCCATCCCACGCGAAGCGGAGGCAATTGTACGAATTCATGTAGGAGATCAGCAAAAGGTTAAGGAGAAAATCAAGCAATGGGACGAAACATTCAAAAACGAACTGCAATCCTCCGACCGTGAAGTGTCGATTGCTTTTGAACGGAGCGAAGCAGCTTCTGAAGCCGTTTTTTCCAAGGAGACGGCGGCTAAAGCGATTTCCTCACTATTGATCATCCCCCACGGCGTACAAGGAATGAGCATGGGGATAGAGGGATTGGTCGAGAGCTCGACCAACCTAGGGGTCGTTAGTATAAATGATGCCGAATTGACATTTGAAAGTGAAATCAGGAGTTCGATCAAAAGCATCAAATATCATATGGTCACCCAGGCAAAGGCCATCGCGGACATGCTCGGCTGCGAGCTATCGATCGATGCGGATTATCCGGAATGGCCTTATGATCCCGAATCGAAGCTCAAGAAATTATTTGAAGAAACATATAAAGAGAAATATGAAGCGGAGATTGAAATCATCGCTGTCCATGCAGGGATTGAATGCGGGGTGTTCATCGATAAGATACCAGGATTGGATGCCGTTTCGATCGGACCGGATATGTTTTCCGTCCATACACCTGATGAACATCTCAGCATCCCCTCGACAATCAATAATTGGGAATACTTCCTATACACATTAAAAAGGATGAAGGACCTTTAG
- a CDS encoding ABC transporter ATP-binding protein: MKHAIIMEGIAKGFQHKKVIQPLDLTIERSGIFGLLGPSGCGKTTLIKMIVGLINPDAGRVTVLDYKVPNEALLMEIGYMAQSDALYTELTGAENLEFFAKLYRLSKKERSGRIRYAAEIVGLTNDLNTRVAYYSGGMKRRLSLAIALIQNPEILILDEPTVGIDPSLKRTIWQELERLRDEERKTIVITTHVMDEAERCDKLAMLREGAIIASGTPAALKEQYAVKSLDDVFLQIGGVR; the protein is encoded by the coding sequence ATGAAACATGCGATTATCATGGAAGGAATCGCCAAAGGCTTTCAACATAAAAAGGTCATTCAGCCCTTGGACCTCACTATTGAAAGAAGCGGGATTTTCGGCTTGTTAGGACCTTCCGGCTGCGGGAAAACGACCTTGATCAAAATGATCGTCGGCTTGATTAACCCGGATGCAGGCCGTGTTACGGTTCTCGACTATAAAGTCCCAAATGAAGCACTATTGATGGAAATCGGCTATATGGCACAATCCGATGCTTTGTATACGGAGCTGACTGGTGCTGAAAATCTTGAGTTTTTTGCCAAGCTGTATCGTTTATCGAAAAAGGAAAGAAGCGGGCGAATACGATATGCAGCCGAAATCGTCGGGTTAACGAATGATTTGAACACCCGGGTTGCATATTATTCCGGGGGGATGAAGCGCCGTTTGTCTTTGGCGATTGCCCTCATCCAAAATCCCGAGATCCTCATTTTGGATGAACCGACAGTGGGGATCGATCCTTCGCTGAAACGAACCATTTGGCAGGAGCTTGAGCGGCTAAGAGATGAAGAGCGTAAGACGATCGTGATAACGACCCATGTCATGGATGAGGCGGAACGCTGCGATAAACTGGCGATGCTGCGTGAGGGAGCCATCATCGCATCGGGAACGCCTGCCGCTTTAAAAGAACAATACGCGGTGAAATCGCTTGATGATGTTTTTTTACAGATTGGAGGCGTGCGGTAA
- a CDS encoding MerR family transcriptional regulator, whose protein sequence is MSELNIGKYFTTGEFAKLCNVKKQTLIHYDDIGLLTPDVKNDKGYRYYSYQQFEVFSVISLLKEFNMPLKEIKWFLTNRSPMELIELFKEKSLELEKKIKNLHRMQKIIETKISLTEKALCMDDTEITLRLEEEEPLFLSESILNSSDAEFLKATSDFIDYCNEHEFYSGYPIGAMISKEKIIDGDHDNYSFLYTKVNDTDHRLAVHVKPKGLYIVAYHRGSYENISETYKRIIRFMEHENLNIKSFAYEEYILDEVSVKGYENYLTQIMVEVE, encoded by the coding sequence ATGTCCGAGTTAAATATAGGCAAATACTTCACAACCGGTGAATTTGCCAAATTATGCAATGTGAAGAAACAAACGCTCATCCATTATGATGATATTGGGCTTCTCACTCCCGATGTCAAAAATGACAAAGGGTATCGGTATTATTCCTATCAGCAATTTGAAGTTTTTTCGGTCATTTCATTATTAAAGGAATTCAATATGCCATTGAAGGAGATTAAGTGGTTTCTCACCAACCGATCACCAATGGAACTAATCGAGCTTTTCAAAGAAAAGTCGTTGGAGTTGGAAAAAAAAATAAAAAATCTTCATCGAATGCAGAAAATCATCGAAACGAAAATATCCCTCACTGAAAAAGCGCTATGTATGGATGACACCGAAATCACCTTGAGACTCGAGGAGGAAGAACCGCTTTTCCTTAGCGAATCCATCCTGAACTCTTCTGATGCTGAATTTTTAAAAGCAACTTCGGACTTCATCGATTATTGTAATGAACATGAATTTTACAGCGGATATCCAATCGGGGCGATGATAAGCAAAGAAAAGATCATCGACGGAGATCATGATAATTACTCATTTCTTTACACGAAAGTAAACGATACAGATCATCGCCTTGCCGTCCATGTCAAGCCGAAGGGTCTTTATATCGTTGCCTACCATAGGGGTAGCTATGAAAATATTTCCGAAACCTATAAAAGGATCATCCGCTTCATGGAGCATGAAAATCTGAACATCAAATCGTTTGCCTACGAAGAATATATCTTGGATGAAGTCTCGGTAAAAGGATATGAAAATTACCTGACCCAAATCATGGTGGAAGTCGAATGA
- a CDS encoding ABC transporter permease yields MRISSLVTRIIQQLRRDRRTLALFFLAPLLILTLMYFIFGTEASELKLVVTGSDQSTIAGLKQADFQVKEAEEFSRKKMIETNTDGWLQVEQGKMELTLLNDEPARAKAVQMQLMLGLQGHASKMPSIDAQYVYGNEDTKGFDTFSPMLVSFFVFFFVFLIAGIALLKERTSGTLERLLATPIKRHEIVAGYVIGYGSFALIQTIIVVLYAVNVLDIVLVGSLWLVLVTNILVALVALSLGTLLSSFATSEFQMVQFIPLVIVPQVFFTGIFPLDGMADWLQKIGKIMPLYYASDAMNGIMYKGFSFADVYLDLLVLVAFSAVFITINIISLKRYRSL; encoded by the coding sequence ATGCGGATATCCTCTCTCGTTACACGAATCATCCAGCAGCTGCGCCGTGATCGGAGGACCCTTGCTTTATTCTTCCTCGCCCCCTTGCTCATTTTAACGCTCATGTACTTCATTTTCGGTACAGAAGCGAGTGAGTTGAAACTCGTGGTAACCGGAAGTGATCAAAGTACAATCGCGGGATTGAAGCAAGCCGATTTTCAAGTAAAGGAGGCTGAGGAATTTTCAAGAAAGAAAATGATCGAAACCAACACAGATGGCTGGCTGCAAGTTGAACAGGGAAAAATGGAGCTGACACTGTTGAACGACGAACCAGCACGTGCAAAAGCGGTGCAAATGCAGCTCATGCTCGGACTGCAGGGGCATGCAAGCAAGATGCCTTCCATCGATGCGCAATATGTGTACGGAAATGAAGATACAAAGGGGTTTGATACCTTCAGTCCTATGCTCGTAAGCTTTTTCGTATTTTTCTTCGTATTTTTGATAGCAGGAATCGCTCTTTTGAAGGAGCGTACAAGCGGGACGCTTGAGCGGCTGCTGGCCACACCGATCAAGCGGCATGAAATCGTCGCCGGCTATGTGATCGGCTATGGATCATTTGCCCTCATTCAGACGATCATCGTCGTCCTCTATGCGGTCAATGTGCTGGATATCGTGCTCGTGGGCTCTTTATGGCTCGTGTTAGTGACGAATATCCTTGTCGCACTCGTGGCCTTGTCGCTTGGCACATTGCTATCCAGTTTCGCCACCTCCGAATTCCAGATGGTACAGTTCATTCCACTCGTCATCGTGCCGCAGGTGTTCTTCACCGGGATTTTCCCTTTGGATGGCATGGCGGACTGGCTGCAAAAAATCGGCAAGATCATGCCGCTTTATTACGCATCGGATGCCATGAACGGCATCATGTATAAAGGCTTTTCTTTCGCTGATGTATACTTGGATTTACTCGTCCTTGTGGCATTTTCAGCCGTCTTCATAACGATCAATATCATTAGCTTGAAAAGATATCGTTCCTTATGA
- a CDS encoding bifunctional metallophosphatase/5'-nucleotidase — translation MGKKKIVKIASAAIMAATTVVAVAPAPSDAATSLNGKIKAAKAAIKKPFDTYFYSSKLASVSTVEKQIKSAKQAKKDINSSIKKSVLSKKEKEAKYKEIEAYDKYITRSEGYVKGYKDAEKAKAAHDKAINAFTNAVIAKKSNDISDQYNALDKAVKKTDKAIKDTVYGAKIEKLLYDKFTKSTKTALNGDLKVPFYYGKAEYWVKKGDLITADKRMKTVSSQLKKVSKTSKLGKGIHAYVKDVTAKYDGAVYAEKKKEVAKKVNAYVALANGELKTKVQIDAAKKARAAIHLTGIKDADRKEFEAKITLADKKVAAAEEALKPKAITLSLMHTNDTHAHLDNVAKRVTAVKEVRQVKPQALLVDAGDVFSGTLYFNEFKGQADLRFMNLMKYDVMTFGNHEFDLGSSAEGHQALADFVKGAQFPFVSSNVDFSKDNKFKGLFSDLISSKPEQGKIYNGIIKEVDGQKVGFFGLTTEETKDISSPGSIEFENYLEEAEKAVKAFEGMGVNKIVAISHIGYDDNAAYDNDLTLAASVKGIDVIVGGHSHTQLDAPVVIDKDAKGNEKEPTVIVQGYQYSDFLGTVDVQFDKEGKIVGQAGQLIKLADKQEDAEAAKVLETYSSKIKELKETKTGATAVNALVTPRDGGVETKPSVRKNETELGNLITDGMLSKAKEFNKDAVIAFQNGGGIRAGIDQGEITLGEILTVLPFGNTLATMKLSSAEITEALEHSVSLAPKENGGFLHVAGMRFTYDSSKASGNRVNKVEVLGQDGTYSELAATKQYVVATNAFTAKGGDGFTVFKKAYEEGRVTDIGLADWENLRDYVSGLKTVAPSIEGRIKDVAGNPGDPVKVLAKDFGGNADAPKIHDGHVIVDITDIASLKDAAVKGNLSLVGTPADDFTFSNVTVEGDLDLSSLQGKDVNMSGITVKGEIIF, via the coding sequence ATGGGGAAAAAGAAAATCGTGAAAATCGCATCAGCTGCCATTATGGCTGCGACTACGGTCGTGGCAGTCGCACCGGCACCATCAGACGCCGCCACTAGCTTGAATGGAAAAATCAAAGCGGCGAAGGCCGCCATCAAAAAACCATTCGATACTTATTTCTACTCTTCTAAACTCGCTTCCGTGTCCACTGTCGAGAAACAAATCAAGTCAGCTAAACAAGCTAAAAAAGACATCAACTCTTCAATCAAAAAATCAGTGTTAAGCAAAAAAGAAAAAGAGGCCAAATATAAAGAAATCGAAGCCTATGATAAGTATATCACTCGTTCAGAAGGCTACGTAAAAGGATATAAAGACGCCGAAAAAGCGAAAGCTGCACATGATAAGGCAATCAATGCCTTTACGAATGCGGTCATTGCGAAGAAATCCAATGATATCAGTGATCAATACAATGCACTGGATAAGGCCGTGAAAAAGACAGACAAAGCGATAAAAGATACGGTGTACGGTGCCAAAATCGAAAAGCTTTTATACGATAAATTCACGAAGTCGACCAAAACGGCTTTGAATGGTGATCTTAAAGTGCCATTTTACTATGGAAAAGCAGAGTACTGGGTGAAAAAAGGTGATTTAATAACGGCAGACAAAAGGATGAAAACCGTTTCGTCACAGCTGAAAAAGGTTAGTAAAACATCGAAGCTTGGCAAGGGTATCCATGCTTATGTGAAAGATGTAACCGCTAAGTATGACGGTGCGGTATATGCAGAAAAGAAAAAAGAAGTAGCCAAAAAAGTGAATGCCTACGTAGCTCTTGCCAATGGGGAGCTTAAAACGAAAGTGCAGATAGACGCGGCTAAAAAGGCCAGGGCCGCCATCCATTTAACGGGTATCAAGGATGCCGATCGCAAGGAATTCGAGGCGAAGATCACATTGGCGGATAAAAAGGTTGCGGCTGCCGAAGAGGCTTTGAAGCCGAAGGCGATCACGCTTTCCTTGATGCATACGAATGACACGCATGCCCACTTGGACAATGTGGCTAAAAGGGTGACGGCCGTTAAAGAAGTGCGTCAAGTTAAACCGCAAGCGTTGCTGGTGGATGCTGGGGATGTATTCTCGGGAACGCTCTATTTCAATGAATTCAAGGGACAAGCAGATCTTCGTTTTATGAATTTAATGAAATATGATGTCATGACCTTTGGCAATCATGAATTCGACCTGGGGTCAAGTGCGGAAGGACATCAAGCTTTGGCCGATTTCGTTAAAGGGGCACAATTCCCGTTTGTCAGTTCGAATGTGGACTTCTCAAAAGATAACAAATTTAAAGGACTCTTTTCTGACTTGATCTCAAGCAAGCCAGAGCAAGGGAAGATTTACAATGGGATCATCAAGGAAGTGGACGGTCAGAAGGTCGGTTTCTTCGGGCTTACGACTGAAGAAACGAAAGATATTTCAAGTCCTGGAAGCATAGAGTTCGAAAACTATCTTGAAGAAGCCGAAAAGGCGGTCAAGGCGTTCGAAGGAATGGGCGTGAATAAGATCGTTGCCATCTCACATATTGGCTATGATGACAATGCAGCTTACGACAATGATTTAACCTTGGCGGCAAGCGTCAAAGGGATCGATGTGATCGTGGGCGGCCATAGCCATACGCAATTGGACGCTCCTGTCGTTATCGATAAGGATGCAAAGGGGAATGAGAAAGAGCCTACGGTCATCGTTCAGGGCTATCAGTATAGTGACTTTTTGGGAACGGTCGATGTGCAATTCGATAAGGAAGGCAAGATTGTCGGCCAGGCCGGACAGCTGATCAAGCTTGCTGATAAACAGGAAGATGCAGAAGCGGCTAAAGTGCTTGAAACATACTCCTCGAAAATTAAGGAGCTGAAGGAAACGAAGACAGGGGCAACTGCCGTGAATGCTTTGGTAACCCCTCGTGATGGAGGCGTCGAAACGAAGCCGAGTGTACGTAAAAATGAAACGGAACTAGGTAACTTGATTACGGATGGAATGCTTAGCAAAGCGAAGGAATTTAATAAAGATGCAGTCATCGCGTTCCAAAATGGCGGGGGAATCCGTGCGGGCATCGATCAAGGCGAGATCACGTTAGGGGAAATCCTGACCGTCTTACCATTTGGCAATACGCTGGCGACGATGAAGCTGTCTAGCGCGGAAATCACTGAGGCATTGGAGCATAGTGTCAGCCTTGCCCCTAAGGAAAATGGCGGTTTCCTCCATGTAGCTGGAATGAGATTCACCTATGACAGTTCGAAGGCATCAGGCAACCGTGTGAACAAGGTAGAAGTCTTGGGCCAAGATGGAACATACTCCGAATTGGCAGCGACGAAGCAATATGTCGTGGCGACCAATGCTTTTACAGCTAAGGGCGGAGATGGTTTCACCGTTTTCAAGAAGGCCTATGAAGAAGGACGAGTGACGGATATCGGTCTCGCCGATTGGGAAAATTTACGCGATTATGTAAGCGGACTGAAAACCGTTGCCCCAAGCATTGAAGGCCGGATCAAAGATGTGGCTGGAAATCCTGGAGACCCGGTCAAAGTATTGGCTAAGGACTTTGGCGGAAATGCTGATGCACCGAAGATCCATGATGGTCATGTAATTGTGGACATCACGGATATCGCTTCATTAAAAGATGCAGCAGTTAAAGGGAATCTATCATTGGTGGGCACTCCTGCGGATGACTTCACTTTTTCGAATGTTACAGTCGAGGGCGATTTGGATTTATCATCCCTTCAAGGCAAAGACGTGAACATGAGCGGTATTACCGTGAAGGGCGAAATCATTTTTTAA